The Mesorhizobium sp. B1-1-8 genome contains a region encoding:
- a CDS encoding DNA-3-methyladenine glycosylase I: MIDFQKIRARAAKRKGGEAALISLLGPMPDNAAVAKITDDRILSAMAERIFAAGFVWRVIEQKWPGFEEAFLGFEPKRLLFQPDDFWHELASDSRIVRNPQKIKSVRDNAAFVDRVSKEHGSFGKFVAEWPADDQVGLTAYLAKNGSRLGGNTGQYFLRWLEWDTFVVSADMAAALRDAGLDIAENPTSKRDLDRIQAQINQWAAKTGLPRRHISRILAMSIGENRSVEALSEYMND; encoded by the coding sequence ATGATCGACTTCCAGAAAATCCGTGCCCGGGCGGCAAAGCGCAAGGGCGGCGAGGCAGCACTTATCTCGCTGCTCGGACCGATGCCCGACAATGCGGCGGTGGCGAAAATTACCGACGACCGCATCCTGTCGGCCATGGCCGAGCGCATCTTCGCCGCCGGCTTCGTCTGGCGCGTCATCGAGCAGAAATGGCCGGGCTTCGAGGAAGCCTTCCTCGGCTTCGAGCCGAAGCGGCTTTTGTTCCAGCCGGACGATTTCTGGCATGAACTGGCCTCCGACAGCCGCATCGTGCGCAATCCGCAGAAGATCAAATCGGTGCGCGACAACGCCGCCTTCGTCGATCGCGTGTCGAAGGAGCATGGCTCTTTCGGCAAATTCGTCGCCGAATGGCCGGCCGACGATCAGGTCGGGCTGACGGCTTATCTTGCAAAAAATGGCAGCCGGCTCGGGGGCAATACGGGCCAGTATTTTTTGCGCTGGCTGGAATGGGACACGTTTGTCGTCTCGGCCGACATGGCGGCCGCACTTCGCGACGCCGGCCTCGACATTGCCGAAAACCCGACCTCGAAGCGGGACCTCGACAGGATCCAGGCGCAGATCAACCAATGGGCGGCAAAGACAGGTCTGCCGCGCCGGCACATCTCGCGCATCCTGGCAATGTCGATCGGCGAGAACCGGTCCGTGGAAGCGTTGAGCGAGTACATGAACGACTAG
- a CDS encoding NAD+ synthase translates to MTAPDILRIAVAQLNPTVGDVAGNLAKAREARADAARQGADLVLYTELFLAGYPPEDLVLKPAFLRACEKAAEDFAGDTADGGPGVIIGTPLKRKSGTHNSIVFADGGKIIAERYKLDLPNYGEFDEKRVFQAGPELQGPINFRGVRLGIPICEDIWGDVAVCETLAESGAEILLVPNGSPYYRAKIEVRHQIVIRQVIECGLPMIYANQLGGQDELIFDGASFAIGSDKTLAFQMSQFEEAVDVTTWKRKGETWVCSEGPMSKIPEKEEADYRACMLGLRDYVNKNGFKNVVLGLSGGIDSAICAALAVDALGEERLRAVMMPYRYTSKDSLKDAEDCARALGCRYDIVPIHEPVEGFMHALTQLFEGTKEGITEENLQSRARGTILMAISNKFGSMVVTTGNKSEMSVGYATLYGDMNGGFNPIKDLYKMQVYALSRWRNSYVPPGALGPSGEVIPKNIIDKAPSAELRENQTDQDSLPPYPVLDDILECLVENEMGVDDIVARGHDRATVTRIEHLLYIAEYKRRQAAPGVKITRKNFGRDRRYPITNRFRDRG, encoded by the coding sequence ATGACCGCTCCCGATATTCTGCGCATCGCCGTCGCCCAGCTCAACCCGACTGTCGGCGACGTTGCCGGCAACCTCGCCAAGGCGCGCGAGGCGAGGGCGGATGCCGCCCGCCAGGGCGCCGACCTTGTGCTCTACACAGAGCTCTTCCTCGCCGGTTATCCGCCGGAGGATCTGGTGCTGAAGCCGGCCTTCCTGAGGGCCTGCGAAAAGGCGGCGGAGGATTTCGCTGGGGATACGGCCGATGGCGGCCCCGGCGTCATCATAGGCACGCCGCTGAAGCGCAAGAGCGGCACCCACAATTCGATTGTCTTCGCCGACGGCGGCAAGATCATCGCCGAGCGCTACAAGCTCGACCTGCCGAACTATGGCGAGTTCGACGAAAAGCGCGTCTTCCAGGCCGGACCGGAGCTGCAGGGCCCGATCAACTTCCGCGGCGTGCGGCTGGGCATCCCGATCTGCGAGGACATCTGGGGCGATGTCGCCGTCTGCGAGACGCTGGCCGAAAGCGGCGCCGAAATCCTGCTGGTGCCGAATGGCTCGCCCTATTACCGCGCCAAGATCGAAGTGCGCCATCAGATCGTCATTCGCCAGGTCATCGAGTGCGGCCTGCCGATGATCTACGCCAACCAGTTGGGCGGCCAGGACGAGCTGATCTTCGACGGCGCCTCGTTTGCCATAGGTTCAGACAAGACGCTAGCCTTCCAGATGAGCCAGTTCGAGGAGGCAGTCGACGTCACGACGTGGAAGAGAAAAGGCGAGACCTGGGTCTGCTCGGAAGGCCCGATGTCGAAGATCCCGGAAAAGGAAGAGGCCGACTACCGCGCCTGCATGCTCGGCCTGCGTGACTACGTCAACAAGAACGGCTTCAAGAATGTGGTGCTCGGCCTCTCCGGCGGCATCGATTCGGCGATTTGCGCCGCCCTTGCCGTCGATGCGCTCGGCGAAGAACGGCTGCGCGCGGTGATGATGCCTTACCGCTATACTTCGAAGGACTCCTTGAAGGACGCCGAGGATTGTGCCCGCGCGCTCGGCTGCCGCTACGACATCGTGCCGATCCACGAGCCGGTCGAAGGGTTCATGCACGCGCTGACGCAGCTTTTCGAAGGCACCAAGGAGGGCATCACCGAGGAGAACCTGCAGAGCCGGGCGCGCGGCACCATCCTGATGGCGATCTCGAACAAGTTCGGCTCGATGGTCGTCACCACCGGCAACAAGAGCGAGATGTCGGTCGGCTACGCCACGCTCTATGGCGACATGAATGGCGGTTTCAACCCGATCAAGGACCTCTACAAGATGCAGGTCTATGCGCTTTCGCGCTGGCGCAATTCGTATGTGCCGCCGGGTGCGCTCGGCCCCTCCGGCGAAGTGATCCCGAAGAACATCATCGACAAGGCGCCCTCGGCCGAGCTGCGCGAGAACCAGACCGACCAGGATTCGCTGCCGCCCTATCCGGTGCTGGACGACATTCTCGAGTGCCTGGTCGAGAACGAAATGGGTGTCGACGACATTGTCGCGCGCGGCCATGACCGGGCGACGGTGACACGCATCGAGCACCTGCTCTATATCGCCGAGTACAAGCGCCGGCAGGCGGCGCCGGGCGTGAAGATCACCCGGAAGAATTTCGGCCGCGACCGCCGCTACCCGATCACCAACCGCTTCAGGGATCGCGGCTAG